The Thermodesulfobacteriota bacterium genomic sequence GTCGCGACGATCAGGTGGATACCCGCAGCGCGCGCCTTCTGAGAGAGCCTCGTGATCGATTCTTTTATTTCGCTCGGCGCGATCATCATCAAGTCCGCAAGCTCATCGAGCACTATGACTATGTAGGGGAGGAGCCTGTCCCACTTGTCTTCGGACTTGAGCCTTTCGACGTTCCTGTTGTGCGTCTCTATATCCCTTACGCCCTCCTCGGACAGGATCCTGTACCTCTTCTCCATCTCCTCCACCGCCCACCTGAGCGCGGCTGCGGCCTTTTTCGGCTCCGTGACCACAGGGTGGAGCAGGTGCGGGATGTCTTCATAGACCGAGAGCTCGAGCATCTTTGGGTCGATCATTATAAATTTAAGCTCGTAGGGGCTCGCCTTATACAGCATGCTTGTAATGACGGCGTTAAGGAGCACGCTCTTGCCCGAGCCTGTCGTGCCCGCTATCATCAGGTGGGGTGCCTTCCTCAAGTCCATGTAAAACGGCAGTCCCGATATGTCCTTTCCGAGGGCGAGCGTCAGCATCGACTTCCTCTTCGAAAATTCCACGTCCTCGAGGAGCTCCCTCAGCACTACGGTCTCCCTCTTTGCATTCGGAACCTCTATCCCGATAACGTCTTTCCCCGGAATAGGGGCTATTATCCTTATGCTTAGCGCGCTCAGGCCCATTGCCAGGTCGCTTTCGAGGGAGGCGATCCTGTTGATCTTTATGCCGGGGGCTGGCTTGTATTCAAACATCGTAATCACGGGGCCGGGCCTGATTTCAGTAACCTTCCCCGAAACCCCGAAGTCTCGCAACTTTTCCTCGATGAGCCTCGCCTTCTCGTAAACGGCGTCCCTGTCTATCTCCACTCCGGATTCCATCTTCGGGTCGAGCAGGTCGAGCGGCGGTATCTTATAGTCCTTATGAATTACCTCTTTCTTGGGGAAGAAGTCCTCGAGCCCCTTCAACTTCGGCTGCTCGACGACTATCTCGGGCTTGTCGTCCTCGTCAGGTTCATCGTATTCCTCTTCCTCTTCTTCGGGGAGATCGTCCTCGAAAAGCGCTATGTCTTCTTCTGCCTTTTTCCTGCCGTTGAGCTTGATAATACCGTTTCCTTTTTGTCTCGCGGGCCTGGCGTCTGCGCGCACCTTAGGTTTGGTCAGCAATCTTGTCATATATACTAAAAATTCCCCGCCCGTCATCACGACATACTTCGATACCGCGTACGATTTCTCGGCCACCCACATTGAAACGCTCCCGAGCGCTCCCAGCAAGTCCGAAAGTGTAATTCCCGATATTATTATTAAACTGACGAGAAGGACTATGGTTACAATGAGATAGGAGCCGATAGTGCCGGCTATGCTGTCCCTCATAATGGAAGCAGCCGTGTCTCCCACCCACCCCCCGCCGGGCGTGAATCCGAGGAGTTCTGTATCAGGGTAGAGGAGCCCGAGGAAAACCATCACCGATATGAGCAGAAGGAATGCGGAAGCTGTTTTTCTGTAGAGGCTGCCCC encodes the following:
- a CDS encoding DNA translocase FtsK 4TM domain-containing protein; translated protein: MAKRKVSARQESPDYIVREIIAAFLFTAGLFSALSLIFYSGKTGVDVKGAMGSIGVYISGILGMAFGVCAFVVPLVLFYTSVVVFINKAGGSLYRKTASAFLLLISVMVFLGLLYPDTELLGFTPGGGWVGDTAASIMRDSIAGTIGSYLIVTIVLLVSLIIISGITLSDLLGALGSVSMWVAEKSYAVSKYVVMTGGEFLVYMTRLLTKPKVRADARPARQKGNGIIKLNGRKKAEEDIALFEDDLPEEEEEEYDEPDEDDKPEIVVEQPKLKGLEDFFPKKEVIHKDYKIPPLDLLDPKMESGVEIDRDAVYEKARLIEEKLRDFGVSGKVTEIRPGPVITMFEYKPAPGIKINRIASLESDLAMGLSALSIRIIAPIPGKDVIGIEVPNAKRETVVLRELLEDVEFSKRKSMLTLALGKDISGLPFYMDLRKAPHLMIAGTTGSGKSVLLNAVITSMLYKASPYELKFIMIDPKMLELSVYEDIPHLLHPVVTEPKKAAAALRWAVEEMEKRYRILSEEGVRDIETHNRNVERLKSEDKWDRLLPYIVIVLDELADLMMIAPSEIKESITRLSQKARAAGIHLIVATQRPSADIVAGLIKANFPARISFLVSSKIDSRIILDTGGAERLLGKGDMLFLEPGTSKLLRVQGALISDEEREGITEYVKSQGSPVYNEQITYIEESEGGEDLEGEKDELYYEALRTIAETRQASISMLQRKLKIGYNRAARIVEIMEKEGVVGPQEVAGKPREVYIDLSQISERHTS